A region from the Arthrobacter roseus genome encodes:
- a CDS encoding 2-hydroxyacid dehydrogenase produces MARERIVQTLTVPTPELLEALSPHAGQVRLGLWDLKSAPVGLSLGEIDGVVLPYANGADCAPALSRIDALKFVQTQSTGYEGLPEIIGPAVGLASAAGVHAAATAELAVGLVLASQRGIAHAVRDQGQAAWNHRRYPGLADKRVLLIGVGGIGREIARRLDPFEVELARVGSRARNDDDGTVHGPDDLVALAEQTDVLIIITPLTEATRKLIGAEVLGALPDGALVVNVARGGVVDSEALTREVVAGRLRAALDVFDPEPLPADHPLWGADGVIITPHTGGNTEAFDPRIRALLRRQLEALNNGRSPENLVQSGPFPAV; encoded by the coding sequence ATGGCCCGTGAGCGCATTGTGCAGACCCTTACCGTTCCCACACCAGAGTTATTGGAGGCATTGAGTCCCCACGCCGGTCAGGTTCGGCTGGGTCTGTGGGACCTGAAGTCAGCTCCCGTGGGATTGAGCCTTGGAGAGATCGACGGCGTCGTACTTCCCTATGCCAACGGGGCGGACTGCGCTCCGGCGTTGTCGCGGATCGACGCGTTGAAGTTCGTGCAGACGCAGTCCACTGGATATGAGGGGTTACCGGAGATTATCGGGCCCGCCGTTGGTCTGGCCAGCGCTGCTGGTGTCCATGCGGCTGCAACGGCTGAGCTCGCCGTCGGACTGGTTCTGGCATCCCAACGTGGAATCGCACATGCCGTGCGTGATCAGGGACAGGCAGCGTGGAACCACCGGCGCTATCCAGGACTGGCGGACAAACGAGTGCTGCTGATCGGTGTGGGCGGTATTGGACGCGAAATAGCCCGGCGCTTGGATCCGTTCGAGGTGGAGCTCGCCAGGGTGGGCAGCAGAGCCAGGAACGACGACGACGGCACAGTTCACGGACCCGATGACCTGGTGGCGCTGGCGGAACAGACGGATGTGCTCATCATCATCACGCCTCTGACGGAGGCCACCCGCAAACTGATCGGCGCCGAGGTTCTGGGTGCTCTGCCTGATGGTGCCCTCGTTGTCAACGTTGCCCGTGGCGGTGTGGTGGATTCGGAGGCGCTAACCCGCGAAGTCGTTGCGGGCCGATTGCGCGCGGCCCTCGATGTGTTTGATCCAGAACCCTTACCAGCGGACCATCCGCTGTGGGGTGCCGACGGCGTCATCATTACGCCTCATACGGGAGGGAACACGGAAGCCTTTGATCCCCGGATTCGTGCGCTGCTTCGTAGACAGCTTGAGGCGCTGAATAATGGCCGCAGCCCGGAGAACCTTGTGCAGTCAGGCCCATTCCCCGCTGTGTGA
- the bcp gene encoding thioredoxin-dependent thiol peroxidase, whose translation MDAVDHRLSVGDPAPNFTLKDANGKDVSLSDYRGRRVVVYFYPAAGTPGCTKQACDFQDNLESLSSHGYQVLGISPDAQTKLARFAKKEGLGFPLLADPEHTVAESFGAWGEKKNYGRVYEGLIRSTIVIDKDGAVVLAQYNVKATGHVAKLRRDLSLD comes from the coding sequence GTGGACGCAGTCGACCATCGATTGTCCGTTGGAGATCCAGCGCCAAACTTCACTCTCAAAGATGCCAACGGCAAGGACGTGAGCCTCTCCGACTACAGGGGACGCCGCGTCGTCGTGTACTTCTACCCGGCCGCCGGCACACCCGGCTGCACCAAACAGGCCTGCGATTTCCAGGACAATCTCGAATCCTTATCAAGCCACGGATATCAGGTCTTGGGCATCTCCCCCGATGCACAGACCAAGCTGGCCCGCTTCGCTAAAAAGGAAGGTCTCGGCTTTCCGCTTCTGGCTGACCCGGAGCATACGGTCGCAGAATCTTTTGGCGCTTGGGGTGAGAAAAAGAACTACGGACGCGTTTACGAAGGACTGATCCGGTCGACGATTGTCATTGACAAAGATGGCGCAGTTGTCCTTGCGCAGTACAATGTCAAGGCCACCGGACATGTGGCGAAGCTGCGTCGGGACCTGAGTCTGGACTGA
- a CDS encoding acetolactate synthase large subunit gives MSKGSPISPALMPPKAQHGSAGTGQAASAAGQAASAAGQTKTGNVHGAPAAVNLVQGPNNVVSATPMLGSEAIVRTLEELGVDEVFGLPGGAILPTYDPLLASKRLRHILVRHEQGAGHAAEGYALVTGRVGVCIATSGPGATNLVTAIADANMDSVAMVAITGQVSSAVIGSDAFQEADIVGITMPITKHSYLVTRAEDIPRVLAEAFHIASTGRPGPVLVDITKDAQQAKTTFSWPPRFELPGYKTVVKGHSKQVREAAKLITASQRPVFYVGGGVIHAHASQELLEVAELVNAPVVTTLTARGAFPDSHPQHMGMPGMHGSVAAVTALQQADLLITLGARFDDRVTGILHTFAPGAKVIHADIDPAEISKNRTADVPIVGSVKQILPELSEACRAYFAEHGRPDISSWWSMVNRLKETYPVGFTSPPDGHSAPQKVIQRIGEMTGPEGVYVSGVGQHQMWAAQFIKYERPHSWLNSAGLGTMGYAVPAAMGAKVGNPDRVVWAIDGDGCFQMTNQELATCVINNIPIKVAIINNSSLGMVRQWQTLFYDGRYSHTDLNTGHDTVRIPDFVKLADAYGCASLRCERDEDIDATIAAALEINDRPVVVDFVVSRDSMVWPMVPAGVSNDLIQIARNMTPEWEQED, from the coding sequence ATGAGCAAGGGATCGCCAATCAGTCCGGCGCTGATGCCACCAAAGGCTCAGCACGGCTCAGCAGGAACAGGCCAGGCAGCGTCAGCCGCAGGCCAGGCAGCGTCAGCCGCAGGCCAGACAAAGACCGGAAATGTCCACGGGGCACCCGCGGCAGTCAACCTGGTCCAGGGACCAAACAACGTGGTATCGGCAACACCAATGCTGGGCTCTGAAGCCATTGTCCGCACCCTCGAAGAGCTCGGAGTCGATGAGGTCTTCGGTCTGCCCGGGGGCGCCATCCTTCCAACGTATGACCCACTGCTGGCATCAAAACGGCTGCGGCATATTCTGGTTCGACACGAACAAGGTGCCGGACATGCTGCGGAGGGCTATGCGCTGGTCACCGGAAGGGTCGGGGTCTGCATTGCAACCTCTGGACCCGGCGCCACCAATCTGGTGACGGCCATAGCGGACGCGAACATGGACTCAGTCGCGATGGTGGCCATCACCGGCCAGGTATCCAGTGCGGTCATTGGATCGGATGCCTTCCAGGAAGCGGACATCGTGGGAATCACGATGCCCATTACCAAGCACTCCTACCTCGTGACGCGGGCTGAAGACATTCCCCGCGTGCTGGCAGAAGCGTTCCATATTGCGTCCACGGGCCGCCCGGGACCAGTGCTCGTTGACATCACCAAAGATGCACAGCAGGCCAAAACCACGTTTTCGTGGCCACCACGATTTGAGCTTCCCGGCTACAAGACCGTGGTCAAAGGCCACTCCAAGCAGGTTCGCGAAGCTGCCAAACTCATAACGGCTTCACAGCGGCCAGTGTTCTACGTGGGCGGCGGGGTCATTCACGCTCACGCGTCCCAGGAACTGCTGGAAGTGGCGGAACTGGTGAATGCGCCGGTGGTGACCACGCTGACAGCTCGCGGCGCGTTCCCGGATTCCCACCCGCAGCACATGGGCATGCCCGGAATGCACGGATCGGTCGCCGCTGTGACCGCGCTACAGCAGGCGGACCTCTTGATCACCCTCGGCGCACGCTTTGATGACCGCGTCACCGGAATCCTCCATACCTTTGCTCCGGGGGCAAAGGTCATTCATGCCGACATCGACCCGGCTGAAATTTCCAAGAACCGTACGGCCGATGTGCCCATTGTCGGTTCCGTGAAGCAGATTCTCCCGGAGCTCAGCGAAGCCTGCCGGGCCTACTTCGCCGAGCACGGACGCCCGGACATCTCGTCCTGGTGGTCCATGGTCAACAGGCTCAAAGAGACCTACCCGGTTGGGTTCACCAGTCCGCCCGACGGGCACTCAGCTCCCCAGAAGGTCATCCAGCGGATCGGCGAAATGACGGGTCCCGAGGGTGTGTATGTTTCAGGCGTGGGACAGCACCAGATGTGGGCCGCTCAGTTCATCAAGTATGAGCGTCCGCACTCCTGGCTGAACTCCGCTGGCCTCGGAACCATGGGCTACGCAGTACCGGCAGCCATGGGCGCCAAAGTGGGCAACCCGGACCGTGTGGTGTGGGCAATCGACGGCGACGGCTGCTTCCAGATGACCAACCAGGAACTGGCCACCTGCGTGATCAATAACATCCCCATCAAGGTAGCGATCATCAACAACTCCTCCCTGGGCATGGTTCGCCAGTGGCAGACATTGTTCTACGACGGCCGCTATTCCCACACTGATCTGAACACCGGTCATGACACAGTTCGTATTCCAGACTTTGTGAAGCTCGCCGATGCCTACGGTTGCGCCAGCTTGCGCTGTGAACGCGACGAGGACATTGACGCCACCATTGCAGCAGCACTGGAGATCAACGACCGCCCCGTCGTCGTCGACTTTGTGGTGAGTCGCGATTCCATGGTCTGGCCCATGGTTCCCGCCGGTGTGAGCAACGACCTCATCCAGATAGCCCGCAACATGACACCCGAGTGGGAGCAGGAGGACTAG
- a CDS encoding fasciclin domain-containing protein: MNTKRKSLSILGVAAVAMLGLSACSSGTESEDTSSESPVSSEMASESPSSESSEMADPAANLVGPGCADYAAQVPEGDGSVSGMAMDPVATAASNNPILTTLTAAVSGEVNPDVDLVDTLNSGEFTVFAPTDDAFKKIDAATMEKLGTDADLLSGILTYHVIEGQLSPDEIAGTHTTVNGEEVTVKGEGDMITVGSSDAALVCGGVQTANATVYMIDSVLMPPAAK, from the coding sequence ATGAATACCAAGCGCAAAAGTCTCAGCATCCTCGGCGTCGCAGCAGTCGCCATGCTCGGTCTCTCCGCATGCAGCAGTGGCACGGAATCAGAAGACACGTCATCTGAATCACCCGTGAGCAGCGAGATGGCCAGCGAGTCACCGAGCTCGGAGTCATCGGAGATGGCTGATCCCGCAGCTAACCTGGTTGGACCGGGCTGCGCGGATTACGCAGCACAGGTTCCCGAGGGCGACGGATCCGTATCCGGTATGGCCATGGATCCCGTAGCCACAGCAGCTTCGAACAACCCGATCCTGACCACCCTGACGGCGGCCGTTTCCGGTGAGGTCAACCCGGATGTGGATCTGGTTGACACCCTCAACAGTGGCGAGTTCACCGTCTTCGCTCCCACCGACGACGCCTTCAAGAAGATCGACGCCGCCACGATGGAGAAGCTCGGCACAGACGCTGACCTGCTCTCCGGCATCCTGACCTACCACGTCATCGAAGGTCAGCTCTCCCCCGATGAGATCGCCGGAACCCACACCACGGTCAACGGCGAAGAAGTAACTGTCAAGGGTGAAGGCGACATGATCACCGTCGGTTCCTCCGACGCCGCCCTCGTTTGTGGTGGCGTTCAGACTGCCAACGCAACGGTCTACATGATCGATTCGGTCCTGATGCCGCCGGCAGCAAAGTAA
- a CDS encoding MarR family winged helix-turn-helix transcriptional regulator, producing MDQWPTGRLLSTAARLVEHAWNERLSSIGVTHAGVIGLGVLADEGPMTQARLAQNVHVQAQTMGKTLARLENHGHVSRVRNDLDRRSHMVSITAAGTEALTCAHDVETTIVEGDELLSEELRAHLFSVIRGLAVQQSVKDVVETTGEPAVADIIAVRPSETEPDLLPVAVGE from the coding sequence ATGGATCAATGGCCCACAGGGCGTCTACTGTCCACAGCGGCGCGTCTGGTAGAACATGCGTGGAATGAACGCTTGTCCTCCATTGGCGTCACACATGCGGGTGTCATTGGCCTTGGAGTTCTTGCCGACGAGGGCCCCATGACCCAGGCACGCCTCGCACAGAACGTGCATGTTCAGGCTCAAACGATGGGCAAGACTCTGGCACGGTTGGAAAATCACGGTCACGTATCGCGCGTTCGGAATGACCTGGATCGCCGAAGCCACATGGTGTCGATCACCGCTGCAGGCACTGAGGCGTTGACCTGCGCACACGACGTCGAGACAACGATCGTCGAGGGTGATGAACTATTATCGGAGGAGCTGCGAGCTCATCTCTTCAGCGTCATCCGCGGACTCGCCGTTCAGCAGAGCGTCAAGGATGTCGTGGAGACTACGGGGGAACCGGCAGTCGCAGACATCATTGCGGTGAGGCCCAGCGAGACAGAACCAGATTTGCTTCCGGTTGCCGTTGGGGAGTAA
- a CDS encoding ABC transporter substrate-binding protein, with the protein MTACTGTAPPEQPTTDPGTTTSSAASAEGTFIFGTGAAPAGLDPALVADAETYRVTLQVMEGLVGVDPMTSAPAPLLAKSWTELNEGRSYSFKLREDVTFHDGTAFNAAAVCANFDRWYTLPPEARKASSATPFKTVFGGFADTPEISNYEKCTASSEFTVRIDLSHRFTGFIPAMSMPGFAIASPKALKELSADKPVFKLQGSKISRYAQQPVGTGPYTFTSWKDDKVVLDAYPDYWGQQGDVQHVVFRAIRDSNARLRALQEGAIDGYDMISVSTVAELARSGKQILQRDPYSVLYLGMNQKFPGLEDKKMRQAIAHAIDKDAVRNGAFLNGTKTAATFIPPKLAIDDEGLPTYNHDPEKARRLLEEAGYKGEPLPFYYPRNVARPYLPAPEKIYAELSRQLTAVGLNIQPVPIDWSDGYLARVQESGDRAIHLLGWNGSYQDPDNFVGPLFGSYSEEFGFSDSQLFSKIDRARTLQDGDERQTAYQDINDQIANVIPAVPLVFPISALAVSEQVQSYPVSPVLHEVFNKIELR; encoded by the coding sequence ATGACCGCATGCACCGGAACCGCCCCTCCTGAGCAACCGACTACAGATCCTGGCACGACGACGTCGTCCGCTGCCTCCGCTGAAGGCACCTTCATCTTCGGTACTGGCGCCGCCCCTGCTGGGCTTGATCCCGCTCTTGTGGCGGACGCCGAAACCTACCGCGTAACGCTGCAGGTCATGGAGGGCCTGGTGGGCGTCGACCCCATGACGTCCGCGCCCGCTCCGCTACTTGCCAAGAGCTGGACCGAGCTCAACGAAGGACGCTCGTACTCTTTCAAATTACGGGAAGACGTCACTTTTCATGACGGCACAGCGTTCAACGCCGCAGCGGTCTGCGCGAACTTTGACCGCTGGTACACCCTTCCACCAGAGGCTCGCAAAGCATCCTCGGCAACGCCGTTCAAGACGGTCTTCGGCGGCTTTGCGGACACCCCTGAAATCAGCAACTACGAGAAGTGCACCGCCAGTTCTGAATTCACGGTGCGGATAGACCTCAGTCACCGGTTCACAGGGTTCATTCCGGCAATGTCAATGCCCGGATTCGCCATTGCCTCACCCAAGGCGCTCAAGGAACTCTCAGCCGACAAGCCCGTATTTAAGCTTCAAGGCAGCAAGATCTCCCGGTACGCGCAGCAGCCCGTGGGCACGGGTCCGTACACCTTCACTAGCTGGAAGGATGACAAAGTCGTCCTCGATGCATACCCGGACTATTGGGGTCAGCAAGGTGATGTGCAGCACGTAGTCTTCCGCGCCATCCGCGATTCGAATGCCAGACTTCGGGCCCTGCAGGAAGGTGCGATCGACGGCTATGACATGATCAGCGTTTCGACCGTCGCCGAGCTCGCCCGCAGCGGCAAACAAATCCTGCAACGCGATCCCTACTCAGTGCTGTATCTGGGGATGAACCAGAAATTTCCGGGCCTGGAAGACAAAAAGATGCGTCAGGCCATCGCCCACGCCATTGACAAGGACGCTGTCCGCAATGGAGCTTTTCTGAACGGAACGAAGACCGCTGCCACCTTCATTCCACCAAAGCTCGCCATAGATGATGAGGGCCTCCCAACGTACAATCACGATCCGGAAAAAGCGCGAAGGCTCCTTGAAGAAGCCGGCTACAAGGGTGAGCCGCTGCCGTTCTACTACCCACGCAACGTGGCCAGACCGTACCTTCCCGCCCCGGAAAAGATTTACGCTGAGCTGAGCCGCCAGCTAACCGCCGTCGGGCTCAATATCCAGCCCGTCCCCATTGACTGGTCCGACGGCTATCTGGCCAGGGTGCAAGAGTCAGGTGACCGCGCTATTCATCTACTGGGGTGGAACGGCAGCTACCAGGATCCGGACAATTTTGTGGGCCCACTCTTCGGTTCCTACAGCGAGGAGTTCGGATTCAGCGACAGCCAGTTATTCAGCAAGATCGACCGGGCCCGGACGCTCCAGGACGGAGACGAACGGCAAACTGCCTACCAGGACATCAATGATCAGATTGCCAATGTCATCCCGGCAGTTCCGCTTGTCTTCCCCATTTCAGCCCTAGCGGTGTCGGAGCAGGTGCAGTCCTATCCGGTCAGCCCTGTCCTCCATGAAGTCTTCAACAAAATCGAACTTCGGTGA
- a CDS encoding LysR family transcriptional regulator — protein sequence MDLKRLQILRELADRGTIAATAIALNVTPSAVSQQLKVLQEEVGIELVERTGRRVRLTEAGVAMAAASADLSAAMERVKSTVDIYRRGWQTEIRGAFFPSSAEMLLPGLLTRIVELDGVKVEAVLEDPSMRDFPPLTADYDFVLAHSIEGVDMFIQPGIVVVPLMQEPLDIAMPAGHLLTSKDVVTPEDVVDYPWVGVARGFPLDTVLSQIEVRAGRLATRIQQYPDLRVMEALVAAGHGLAMLPRYTARGHISEKLELRELTGVRAHRSIAVLMRKDVSERTSVRRVVEMLQAEAEAIVTGAGESVT from the coding sequence ATGGACCTGAAGCGATTGCAGATTCTCCGTGAGCTAGCGGACCGGGGGACTATTGCTGCCACTGCCATCGCTTTGAACGTCACGCCATCGGCCGTGTCTCAGCAACTCAAGGTGCTTCAGGAGGAGGTGGGTATCGAGCTGGTGGAGCGGACTGGCCGCCGTGTTCGTTTGACTGAGGCGGGTGTGGCGATGGCGGCGGCGTCGGCCGATTTGTCCGCAGCCATGGAACGGGTCAAATCCACCGTTGATATTTATCGGCGGGGCTGGCAGACAGAGATCCGTGGTGCATTCTTTCCCAGTTCCGCGGAGATGCTCCTGCCGGGGCTCCTCACCCGAATAGTCGAGCTCGACGGTGTGAAGGTGGAGGCGGTCCTTGAGGACCCGTCCATGCGCGACTTTCCACCGTTGACTGCAGACTACGACTTTGTTCTGGCGCACAGTATCGAGGGCGTCGATATGTTCATTCAACCGGGCATCGTCGTTGTTCCTCTGATGCAGGAGCCACTGGACATTGCCATGCCAGCCGGGCACCTCTTGACTTCCAAGGACGTAGTGACCCCGGAGGATGTTGTTGATTATCCGTGGGTTGGCGTAGCCAGGGGGTTCCCGCTCGATACCGTGTTGTCACAGATAGAGGTGCGCGCTGGACGGTTGGCCACCCGCATCCAGCAGTACCCGGACCTAAGAGTCATGGAGGCGCTCGTGGCGGCAGGCCATGGGTTGGCGATGTTGCCCCGTTACACCGCGCGCGGCCACATTTCCGAGAAGTTGGAGCTTCGTGAATTGACCGGAGTCCGTGCGCACCGGTCCATCGCCGTACTTATGCGCAAGGACGTATCCGAGCGGACGTCCGTCCGCAGAGTCGTCGAGATGCTACAGGCCGAAGCCGAAGCGATCGTAACAGGCGCTGGAGAAAGCGTCACATGA
- the ilvD gene encoding dihydroxy-acid dehydratase, producing MSTAPKNQTPDIKPRSRIVTDGIHAAPARGMLRAVGMGDDDFAKPQIGVASSWNEITPCNLSLNRLAQGAKEGVHAGGGFPMQFGTISVSDGISMGHEGMHFSLVSREVIADSVETVMQAERIDGSVLLAGCDKSLPGMLMAAARLDLASVFLYAGSIMPGWVKLEDGTEKDVTLIDAFEAVGACAAGRMSTEDLDRIERAICPGEGACGGMYTANTMACIGEALGMSLPGSAAPPSADRRRDAFAHQSGEAVVNLLRLGITSRDIMTMDAFENAIAVTMAFGGSSNAVLHLLAIAREAEVDLTLDDFNRIGEKIPHLGDLKPFGRYVMNDVDRVGGVPVIMRALLDAGLLHGDALTVTGKTLAENLEAINPPDLDGKILRAMDNPIHSTGGLTVVKGSMAPDGAVVKTAGFDAEVFEGTARVFEREQGALNALDAGGIKAGDVVVIRYEGPKGGPGMREMLAITGAIKGAGLGKDVLLLTDGRFSGGTTGLCIGHVAPEASDGGPIAFVRDGDRIRVDIPNKSFDLLVDEVELESRREGWQPVPHIYTKGVLAKYAKLVHSASEGAYCG from the coding sequence ATGAGCACTGCCCCGAAGAATCAGACACCGGATATCAAACCCCGTAGCCGAATTGTCACCGATGGGATTCACGCGGCTCCGGCGCGCGGGATGCTCCGTGCCGTTGGCATGGGTGACGATGATTTCGCGAAACCACAGATCGGTGTAGCGAGCTCATGGAATGAGATCACCCCGTGTAACCTCTCACTGAACAGGCTGGCCCAGGGTGCCAAAGAGGGTGTTCACGCTGGCGGCGGATTCCCTATGCAGTTCGGAACCATCTCGGTATCTGACGGCATTTCCATGGGACACGAGGGCATGCACTTCTCCTTGGTCTCCCGGGAGGTCATCGCGGACTCGGTCGAGACGGTGATGCAGGCCGAGCGCATCGATGGGTCCGTGTTACTCGCCGGCTGCGATAAATCTCTTCCGGGCATGCTCATGGCTGCTGCGCGCCTGGATCTTGCGAGCGTTTTTCTCTATGCGGGCTCGATCATGCCGGGATGGGTGAAGCTCGAGGACGGCACGGAGAAGGACGTCACGCTGATCGATGCTTTCGAAGCCGTCGGAGCGTGTGCGGCTGGGCGGATGTCCACCGAAGATCTTGACCGAATTGAACGCGCTATCTGCCCTGGTGAGGGCGCTTGTGGCGGCATGTACACGGCCAACACCATGGCGTGCATCGGTGAGGCGCTCGGAATGTCGCTGCCGGGTTCGGCTGCCCCTCCCAGTGCGGACCGTCGTCGTGATGCCTTTGCGCACCAGTCCGGTGAAGCGGTGGTCAATTTGCTGCGTCTGGGCATAACGTCCCGCGACATCATGACCATGGACGCGTTTGAGAACGCTATAGCGGTGACCATGGCGTTCGGAGGCTCCTCCAACGCTGTACTGCACCTGCTGGCGATCGCCCGGGAAGCTGAAGTGGACCTCACCCTCGATGACTTCAACCGCATCGGCGAGAAGATTCCGCACCTGGGTGATCTGAAGCCATTTGGCCGGTACGTGATGAACGACGTCGACAGGGTTGGTGGCGTTCCCGTCATCATGCGGGCGTTGCTCGACGCCGGTCTTCTCCATGGTGACGCGTTGACGGTGACCGGCAAGACTCTGGCTGAAAACCTGGAAGCCATTAATCCACCGGATCTCGACGGCAAAATTCTGCGCGCAATGGATAACCCCATCCACAGCACGGGCGGCTTGACCGTTGTGAAGGGCTCTATGGCGCCGGACGGCGCCGTCGTGAAGACTGCGGGTTTCGACGCCGAGGTGTTTGAAGGGACCGCGAGGGTTTTCGAGCGTGAGCAGGGTGCCCTGAATGCGCTGGACGCTGGTGGCATCAAGGCCGGCGACGTCGTCGTCATCCGTTATGAGGGGCCCAAAGGCGGTCCGGGGATGCGGGAGATGCTGGCCATCACCGGCGCAATCAAGGGCGCAGGATTGGGTAAGGATGTCTTGCTACTCACTGACGGTCGGTTCTCGGGAGGCACTACCGGGCTGTGTATTGGGCACGTTGCCCCGGAAGCGTCCGACGGCGGCCCCATAGCTTTTGTACGGGACGGGGACAGAATTCGTGTGGATATCCCCAATAAGTCCTTCGATCTGTTGGTTGATGAGGTGGAGCTTGAATCCCGTCGCGAGGGTTGGCAGCCCGTGCCGCACATTTACACCAAGGGTGTGCTGGCTAAGTATGCAAAGCTCGTTCATTCGGCGTCGGAAGGCGCTTACTGCGGTTAG
- the ilvN gene encoding acetolactate synthase small subunit has protein sequence MARHTLSVLVEDVPGVLTRVASLFARRAFNINSLAVGPTETAGISRITVVVEAEGDLLEQVTKQLNKLINVIKIVELVPESSVQRDHILVKVRADAATRLQVTQAADLFRASVVDVSTDSLIIEATGTAEKLGALLGILEPFGVREIVQSGTLAIGRGAKSMSDRALRSA, from the coding sequence ATGGCACGTCATACCTTATCCGTGCTGGTTGAAGACGTTCCGGGTGTCCTGACCCGGGTAGCCAGCCTCTTTGCCCGCCGCGCCTTCAACATCAACTCATTGGCTGTTGGGCCCACCGAGACCGCCGGAATTTCCCGGATCACCGTGGTCGTCGAGGCCGAGGGAGACCTCCTCGAACAGGTCACCAAACAACTCAACAAGCTCATCAACGTCATCAAGATCGTTGAGCTTGTTCCCGAATCCTCCGTGCAGCGTGACCACATCCTGGTCAAGGTTCGCGCGGATGCGGCAACGCGACTGCAGGTAACCCAGGCAGCCGATTTGTTCCGCGCCTCCGTGGTGGATGTCTCCACCGATTCACTGATCATTGAGGCCACCGGTACCGCCGAAAAGCTGGGGGCCCTGCTGGGCATCCTTGAGCCCTTCGGTGTACGGGAAATTGTCCAGTCGGGCACCCTTGCCATTGGCAGAGGCGCCAAGTCCATGAGCGACCGGGCTCTCCGAAGCGCCTGA